A genomic region of Manihot esculenta cultivar AM560-2 chromosome 15, M.esculenta_v8, whole genome shotgun sequence contains the following coding sequences:
- the LOC110600696 gene encoding uncharacterized protein LOC110600696 isoform X1, with the protein MEAIIARALEYTLKYWLKSFSRDQLKLQGRVVQLSNLDINGDALHASMGLPPALNVTKAKVGKFEIILPYVSNVQVEPIVIQIDRLDLVLEENRDVDTCSVSNSTQSSTGSNKASGYGFADKIADGMTIQVSTVNLLLETRGGARHEGAAAWASPLASITIRNLLLYSTNENWQVVNLKEARDFSNNKGFIYVFKKIEWESLSFDLLPHPDMFADASLARSQGGSTHREDDGAKRVFFGGERFLEGISGEAHITVQRTEQNNPLGLEVQLHITEAVCPALSEPGLRALLRFMTGLYVCLNRGDVDLKAQQRSTEAAGCSLVSILVDHIFFCIKDAEFQLELLMQSLLFSRATVSDGEVANNLTKVMIGGLFLRDTFSHPPCTLVQPSMEAVTENDVQIPAFAKNFCPPIYPLGDQQWQLSIGTPLICLHSLQVKPSPVPPSFASETVIACQPLMIHLQEESCLRISSFLADGIVVSRGDVLPDFSVNSLMLILKELDVTVPLDISKLDNPTANKNSIAQNSFTGARLQIKNLFFSESPSLKLRLLKLEKDPACFCLWPGQPIDASQKKWTVGASHLGLSLETSLRSTEKLNSHGLPSGLWTCVELKDASIEVAMVTADGSPLTNVPPPGGVVRVGVACQHYLSNTSVEQLFFVLDLYAYLGIVGEKIASVGKNRRPKSSGNESSSGRLIDKVPCDTAVSLAVNLLQLRFLESSTINVEGMPLVQFIGDDLFIKVAHRTLGGAIAVSSTLHWQTVQVDCIETEGSLVRENGTILTSIANGLSTNGCPQLRAVFWVHNQKHQQNGIAQAIPFLDINIVHVIPFSERDKECHSLSVSACISGIRLGGGMNYAETLLHRFGMLGPDGGPGEGLSKGLKNLSTGPLSKLFKPSPLAVDLGEDKSSGNGKDGGFLHLEMPDDVDVCIELKDWLFALEGAQEIAERWWFSNHGDVGREERCWHTTFQSLLVKAKNIPSYELNGKGKSHGRPKYPVELVTVGVEGLQILKPLGQKGISVSENGMKQVETGGGINLEAQMVMSGGDIDDEMSTWVVENLKFSVKQPIEAVVTKDELQHLALLCKSEVDAMGRIAAGIIKLLKLERSIGQATIYQLSNLGSESFDQIFSPKRVSCTTPPSPQTISDISVTALESTVCSLEEAVLESQAKCSTLINDISASESSVQYLAEIKQLSQKLERMQNLMKQLKTQI; encoded by the exons ATGGAGGCGATAATAGCACGAGCCCTGGAGTACACGCTCAAGTACTGGCTCAAATCCTTTTCCAGAGATCAGTTAAAGCTTCAAGGACGCGTTGTACAACTTTCCAATTTAG ATATAAATGGAGATGCCCTGCATGCCAGCATGGGATTGCCACCGGCGTTGAATGTAACAAAGGCTAAAGTGGGCAAATTCGAGATAATT CTCCCCTATGTAAGTAATGTACAAGTAGAGCCAATTGTTATACAAATTGATAGGCTTGATTTGGTTCTGGAGGAGAATCGTGATGTGGACACATGCAGCGTCTCCAACAG CACCCAGTCATCTACTGGCTCCAATAAGGCTAGTGGCTATGGATTTGCTGATAAG ATTGCAGATGGAATGACAATTCAGGTTAGCACTGTCAATCTTCTTCTTGAAACACGTGGGGGTGCTCGACATGAGGGTGCTGCTGCTTG GGCATCACCTCTAGCATCTATCACCATACGCAACCTTCTATTATACTCAACAAATGAAAATTGGCAG GTTGTAAATCTTAAGGAAGCACGTGACTTCTCCAATAACAAAGGGTTTATATATGTGTTCAAG AAAATTGAATGGGAGTCTCTATCCTTTGATCTCCTGCCTCATCCTGATATGTTTGCCGATGCTAGTTTAGCACGTTCTCAAGGAGGTTCAACTCATAGAGAAGATGATGGTGCAAAGCGAGTTTTCTTTGGTGGAGAACGCTTTTTGGAAGGAATATCAGGAGAAGCTCAT ATTACAGTACAGAGGACTGAACAAAACAATCCCCTTGGACTTGAGGTTCAATTACATATTACAGAAGCTGTCTGTCCTGCATTAAGTGAACCAG GACTCCGAGCTCTTTTGCGCTTCATGACTGGATTATATGTGTGTCTAAATAGAGGAGATGTGGATCTGAAGGCTCAGCAG CGATCTACAGAAGCAGCAGGATGTTCACTAGTCTCTATTCTTGTAGATCACATTTTTTTCTGCATTAAAGATGCTG AGTTCCAGCTTGAGCTCTTGATGCAGTCACTTCTCTTTTCTCGG GCAACAGTTTCTGATGGAGAAGTTGCTAATAACTTGACTAAGGTTATGATTGGTGGACTGTTCTTAAG GGACACATTTTCACACCCTCCGTGTACTTTGGTGCAACCATCCATGGAAGCTGTCACAGAAAATGATGTGCAGATTCCTGCCTTTG CTAAGAATTTTTGCCCCCCAATATATCCTCTGGGAGACCAGCAATGGCAGCTAAGTATAGGTACTCCTTTGATATGCCTTCACTCACTCCAGGTCAAGCCTTCTCCAGTCCCGCCATCTTTTGCTTCAGAAACTGTTATTGCTTGCCAGCCTCTTATG ATTCACCTCCAGGAAGAGTCATGTTTGCGGATATCTTCCTTCTTAGCTGATGGAATTGTTGTCAGTCGTGGAGATGTTTTACCTGATTTTTCAGTAAATTCCTTAATGCTCATTCTCAAGGAATTAGATGTCACTGTTCCTCTGGACATCAGTAAATTAGATAATCCAACTGCCAACAAGAATTCAATTGCCCAGAATTCCTTTACTGGAGCAAGGCTTCAGATTAAGAACTTGTTCTTCTCTGAGTCGCCTTCCTTAAAACTCAGGCTGCTAAAGCTGGAGAAGGATCCTGCTTGCTTCTGTCTGTGGCCAGGTCAGCCTATTGATGCAAGCCAGAAGAAATGGACTGTTGGAGCATCACACCTTGGTTTGTCTCTTGAAACATCTCTTAGGTCTACTGAGAAACTGAATTCTCATGGGTTGCCTTCAGGCTTGTGGACATGTGTTGAACTAAAAGATGCTTCTATTGAGGTAGCCATGGTAACTGCTGATGGAAGTCCATTAACAAATGTTCCTCCTCCTGGAGGTGTTGTCAGAGTAGGTGTTGCTTGTCAACATTATTTGTCTAATACTTCCGTTGAGCAGTTATTTTTTGTCCTGGATCTTTATGCTTACCTGGGCATAGTTGGTGAAAAGATTGCCTCAGTTGGCAAAAATAGGAGACCGAAGAGCAGTGGGAATGAATCTTCTAGTGGTAGGCTAATTGATAAGGTTCCTTGTGATACTGCAGTAAGCCTGGCGGTGAATCTACTTCAGCTTAGGTTTCTAGAATCTTCCACCATAAATGTTGAGGGAATGCCTCTGGTTCAATTTATAGGAGATGATCTTTTCATCAAAGTAGCTCATAGAACCCTTGGTGGCGCCATTGCTGTGTCATCCACTTTACACTGGCAAACTGTCCAGGTGGATTGTATAGAGACAGAGGGAAGCTTGGTACGTGAAAATGGCACAATTTTAACTTCTATTGCAAATGGTTTGTCCACAAATGGTTGTCCTCAACTAAGAGCTGTCTTTTGGGTACATAACCAGAAACATCAACAAAATGGTATAGCTCAGGCAATTCCATTTCTGGATATTAACATAGTACATGTTATTCCATTTAGTGAACGTGATAAAGAGTGCCATAGTTTAAGTGTGTCAGCCTGTATTTCTGGTATTCGCCTTGGTGGTGGAATGAACTATGCTGAAACCCTGTTGCATCGATTTGGAATGCTTGGGCCTGATGGGGGGCCTGGAGAAGGTCTCTCTAAAGGATTAAAGAACTTATCAACAGGGCCGCTATCAAAACTTTTCAAGCCATCACCTCTTGCTGTTGATTTAGGAGAAG ATAAATCTTCAGGAAATGGGAAAGATGGTGGATTTTTGCACTTGGAAATGCCTGATGATGTGGATGTGTGTATAGAATTGAAAGATTGGTTATTTGCTCTTGAGGGTGCACAAGAAATTGCAGAAAGGTGGTGGTTTTCCAACCATGGTGATGTGGGCAGAGAAGAGAGGTGCTGGCACACAACTTTCCAAAGTCTGTTAGTAAAAGCGAAAAACATCCCAAGTTATGAACTTAATGGAAAAGGGAAGTCACATGGAAGACCAAAATATCCAGTTGAATTGGTCACA GTTGGTGTGGAAGGCTTGCAGATCTTGAAGCCACTGGGACAAAAGGGCATTTCTGTGTCTGAGAATGGGATGAAACAAGTTGAGACGGGTGGAGGGATAAATCTTGAAGCTCAAATGGTGATGTCTGGGGGAGATATTGATGATGAGATGTCCACATGGGTAGTGGAGAACTTGAAATTCTCTGTTAAACAACCG ATTGAGGCTGTTGTGACCAAAGATGAGCTGCAGCACCTTGCTTTGTTGTGCAAGTCTGAAGTTGATGCAATGGGTCGGATAGCTGCTGGGATCATCAAGCTCCTCAAATTGGAGCGTTCAATTGGCCAGGCAACCATATACCAGCTCAGCAACCTAG GAAGCGAGAGTTTTGACCAAATTTTCTCCCCGAAAAGGGTTAGTTGTACTACCCCTCCATCTCCACAAACGATTAGCGATATTTCTGTGACAGCATTGGAATCGACAGTTTGTTCGCttgaggaggcagttttggagTCGCAAGCTAAATGTTCTACCCTTATAAATGATATATCAGCTTCAGAGTCCTCCGTACAGTATCTTGCCGAAATCAAACAATTAAGTCAGAAGCTTGAGAGAATGCAGAATTTAATGAAGCAATTAAAGACTCAAATTTAA
- the LOC110600696 gene encoding uncharacterized protein LOC110600696 isoform X2, translating into MPFLSLFFAVLAFKCSLISVVVCLFFSQLPYVSNVQVEPIVIQIDRLDLVLEENRDVDTCSVSNSTQSSTGSNKASGYGFADKIADGMTIQVSTVNLLLETRGGARHEGAAAWASPLASITIRNLLLYSTNENWQVVNLKEARDFSNNKGFIYVFKKIEWESLSFDLLPHPDMFADASLARSQGGSTHREDDGAKRVFFGGERFLEGISGEAHITVQRTEQNNPLGLEVQLHITEAVCPALSEPGLRALLRFMTGLYVCLNRGDVDLKAQQRSTEAAGCSLVSILVDHIFFCIKDAEFQLELLMQSLLFSRATVSDGEVANNLTKVMIGGLFLRDTFSHPPCTLVQPSMEAVTENDVQIPAFAKNFCPPIYPLGDQQWQLSIGTPLICLHSLQVKPSPVPPSFASETVIACQPLMIHLQEESCLRISSFLADGIVVSRGDVLPDFSVNSLMLILKELDVTVPLDISKLDNPTANKNSIAQNSFTGARLQIKNLFFSESPSLKLRLLKLEKDPACFCLWPGQPIDASQKKWTVGASHLGLSLETSLRSTEKLNSHGLPSGLWTCVELKDASIEVAMVTADGSPLTNVPPPGGVVRVGVACQHYLSNTSVEQLFFVLDLYAYLGIVGEKIASVGKNRRPKSSGNESSSGRLIDKVPCDTAVSLAVNLLQLRFLESSTINVEGMPLVQFIGDDLFIKVAHRTLGGAIAVSSTLHWQTVQVDCIETEGSLVRENGTILTSIANGLSTNGCPQLRAVFWVHNQKHQQNGIAQAIPFLDINIVHVIPFSERDKECHSLSVSACISGIRLGGGMNYAETLLHRFGMLGPDGGPGEGLSKGLKNLSTGPLSKLFKPSPLAVDLGEDKSSGNGKDGGFLHLEMPDDVDVCIELKDWLFALEGAQEIAERWWFSNHGDVGREERCWHTTFQSLLVKAKNIPSYELNGKGKSHGRPKYPVELVTVGVEGLQILKPLGQKGISVSENGMKQVETGGGINLEAQMVMSGGDIDDEMSTWVVENLKFSVKQPIEAVVTKDELQHLALLCKSEVDAMGRIAAGIIKLLKLERSIGQATIYQLSNLGSESFDQIFSPKRVSCTTPPSPQTISDISVTALESTVCSLEEAVLESQAKCSTLINDISASESSVQYLAEIKQLSQKLERMQNLMKQLKTQI; encoded by the exons ATGCCATTCTTAAGTTTATTTTTCGCTGTGCTTGCTTTCAAATGTAGCTTAATTTCTGTGGTGGTTTGCCTTTTTTTCTCACAGCTCCCCTATGTAAGTAATGTACAAGTAGAGCCAATTGTTATACAAATTGATAGGCTTGATTTGGTTCTGGAGGAGAATCGTGATGTGGACACATGCAGCGTCTCCAACAG CACCCAGTCATCTACTGGCTCCAATAAGGCTAGTGGCTATGGATTTGCTGATAAG ATTGCAGATGGAATGACAATTCAGGTTAGCACTGTCAATCTTCTTCTTGAAACACGTGGGGGTGCTCGACATGAGGGTGCTGCTGCTTG GGCATCACCTCTAGCATCTATCACCATACGCAACCTTCTATTATACTCAACAAATGAAAATTGGCAG GTTGTAAATCTTAAGGAAGCACGTGACTTCTCCAATAACAAAGGGTTTATATATGTGTTCAAG AAAATTGAATGGGAGTCTCTATCCTTTGATCTCCTGCCTCATCCTGATATGTTTGCCGATGCTAGTTTAGCACGTTCTCAAGGAGGTTCAACTCATAGAGAAGATGATGGTGCAAAGCGAGTTTTCTTTGGTGGAGAACGCTTTTTGGAAGGAATATCAGGAGAAGCTCAT ATTACAGTACAGAGGACTGAACAAAACAATCCCCTTGGACTTGAGGTTCAATTACATATTACAGAAGCTGTCTGTCCTGCATTAAGTGAACCAG GACTCCGAGCTCTTTTGCGCTTCATGACTGGATTATATGTGTGTCTAAATAGAGGAGATGTGGATCTGAAGGCTCAGCAG CGATCTACAGAAGCAGCAGGATGTTCACTAGTCTCTATTCTTGTAGATCACATTTTTTTCTGCATTAAAGATGCTG AGTTCCAGCTTGAGCTCTTGATGCAGTCACTTCTCTTTTCTCGG GCAACAGTTTCTGATGGAGAAGTTGCTAATAACTTGACTAAGGTTATGATTGGTGGACTGTTCTTAAG GGACACATTTTCACACCCTCCGTGTACTTTGGTGCAACCATCCATGGAAGCTGTCACAGAAAATGATGTGCAGATTCCTGCCTTTG CTAAGAATTTTTGCCCCCCAATATATCCTCTGGGAGACCAGCAATGGCAGCTAAGTATAGGTACTCCTTTGATATGCCTTCACTCACTCCAGGTCAAGCCTTCTCCAGTCCCGCCATCTTTTGCTTCAGAAACTGTTATTGCTTGCCAGCCTCTTATG ATTCACCTCCAGGAAGAGTCATGTTTGCGGATATCTTCCTTCTTAGCTGATGGAATTGTTGTCAGTCGTGGAGATGTTTTACCTGATTTTTCAGTAAATTCCTTAATGCTCATTCTCAAGGAATTAGATGTCACTGTTCCTCTGGACATCAGTAAATTAGATAATCCAACTGCCAACAAGAATTCAATTGCCCAGAATTCCTTTACTGGAGCAAGGCTTCAGATTAAGAACTTGTTCTTCTCTGAGTCGCCTTCCTTAAAACTCAGGCTGCTAAAGCTGGAGAAGGATCCTGCTTGCTTCTGTCTGTGGCCAGGTCAGCCTATTGATGCAAGCCAGAAGAAATGGACTGTTGGAGCATCACACCTTGGTTTGTCTCTTGAAACATCTCTTAGGTCTACTGAGAAACTGAATTCTCATGGGTTGCCTTCAGGCTTGTGGACATGTGTTGAACTAAAAGATGCTTCTATTGAGGTAGCCATGGTAACTGCTGATGGAAGTCCATTAACAAATGTTCCTCCTCCTGGAGGTGTTGTCAGAGTAGGTGTTGCTTGTCAACATTATTTGTCTAATACTTCCGTTGAGCAGTTATTTTTTGTCCTGGATCTTTATGCTTACCTGGGCATAGTTGGTGAAAAGATTGCCTCAGTTGGCAAAAATAGGAGACCGAAGAGCAGTGGGAATGAATCTTCTAGTGGTAGGCTAATTGATAAGGTTCCTTGTGATACTGCAGTAAGCCTGGCGGTGAATCTACTTCAGCTTAGGTTTCTAGAATCTTCCACCATAAATGTTGAGGGAATGCCTCTGGTTCAATTTATAGGAGATGATCTTTTCATCAAAGTAGCTCATAGAACCCTTGGTGGCGCCATTGCTGTGTCATCCACTTTACACTGGCAAACTGTCCAGGTGGATTGTATAGAGACAGAGGGAAGCTTGGTACGTGAAAATGGCACAATTTTAACTTCTATTGCAAATGGTTTGTCCACAAATGGTTGTCCTCAACTAAGAGCTGTCTTTTGGGTACATAACCAGAAACATCAACAAAATGGTATAGCTCAGGCAATTCCATTTCTGGATATTAACATAGTACATGTTATTCCATTTAGTGAACGTGATAAAGAGTGCCATAGTTTAAGTGTGTCAGCCTGTATTTCTGGTATTCGCCTTGGTGGTGGAATGAACTATGCTGAAACCCTGTTGCATCGATTTGGAATGCTTGGGCCTGATGGGGGGCCTGGAGAAGGTCTCTCTAAAGGATTAAAGAACTTATCAACAGGGCCGCTATCAAAACTTTTCAAGCCATCACCTCTTGCTGTTGATTTAGGAGAAG ATAAATCTTCAGGAAATGGGAAAGATGGTGGATTTTTGCACTTGGAAATGCCTGATGATGTGGATGTGTGTATAGAATTGAAAGATTGGTTATTTGCTCTTGAGGGTGCACAAGAAATTGCAGAAAGGTGGTGGTTTTCCAACCATGGTGATGTGGGCAGAGAAGAGAGGTGCTGGCACACAACTTTCCAAAGTCTGTTAGTAAAAGCGAAAAACATCCCAAGTTATGAACTTAATGGAAAAGGGAAGTCACATGGAAGACCAAAATATCCAGTTGAATTGGTCACA GTTGGTGTGGAAGGCTTGCAGATCTTGAAGCCACTGGGACAAAAGGGCATTTCTGTGTCTGAGAATGGGATGAAACAAGTTGAGACGGGTGGAGGGATAAATCTTGAAGCTCAAATGGTGATGTCTGGGGGAGATATTGATGATGAGATGTCCACATGGGTAGTGGAGAACTTGAAATTCTCTGTTAAACAACCG ATTGAGGCTGTTGTGACCAAAGATGAGCTGCAGCACCTTGCTTTGTTGTGCAAGTCTGAAGTTGATGCAATGGGTCGGATAGCTGCTGGGATCATCAAGCTCCTCAAATTGGAGCGTTCAATTGGCCAGGCAACCATATACCAGCTCAGCAACCTAG GAAGCGAGAGTTTTGACCAAATTTTCTCCCCGAAAAGGGTTAGTTGTACTACCCCTCCATCTCCACAAACGATTAGCGATATTTCTGTGACAGCATTGGAATCGACAGTTTGTTCGCttgaggaggcagttttggagTCGCAAGCTAAATGTTCTACCCTTATAAATGATATATCAGCTTCAGAGTCCTCCGTACAGTATCTTGCCGAAATCAAACAATTAAGTCAGAAGCTTGAGAGAATGCAGAATTTAATGAAGCAATTAAAGACTCAAATTTAA
- the LOC110600696 gene encoding uncharacterized protein LOC110600696 isoform X3 gives MQRLQQIADGMTIQVSTVNLLLETRGGARHEGAAAWASPLASITIRNLLLYSTNENWQVVNLKEARDFSNNKGFIYVFKKIEWESLSFDLLPHPDMFADASLARSQGGSTHREDDGAKRVFFGGERFLEGISGEAHITVQRTEQNNPLGLEVQLHITEAVCPALSEPGLRALLRFMTGLYVCLNRGDVDLKAQQRSTEAAGCSLVSILVDHIFFCIKDAEFQLELLMQSLLFSRATVSDGEVANNLTKVMIGGLFLRDTFSHPPCTLVQPSMEAVTENDVQIPAFAKNFCPPIYPLGDQQWQLSIGTPLICLHSLQVKPSPVPPSFASETVIACQPLMIHLQEESCLRISSFLADGIVVSRGDVLPDFSVNSLMLILKELDVTVPLDISKLDNPTANKNSIAQNSFTGARLQIKNLFFSESPSLKLRLLKLEKDPACFCLWPGQPIDASQKKWTVGASHLGLSLETSLRSTEKLNSHGLPSGLWTCVELKDASIEVAMVTADGSPLTNVPPPGGVVRVGVACQHYLSNTSVEQLFFVLDLYAYLGIVGEKIASVGKNRRPKSSGNESSSGRLIDKVPCDTAVSLAVNLLQLRFLESSTINVEGMPLVQFIGDDLFIKVAHRTLGGAIAVSSTLHWQTVQVDCIETEGSLVRENGTILTSIANGLSTNGCPQLRAVFWVHNQKHQQNGIAQAIPFLDINIVHVIPFSERDKECHSLSVSACISGIRLGGGMNYAETLLHRFGMLGPDGGPGEGLSKGLKNLSTGPLSKLFKPSPLAVDLGEDKSSGNGKDGGFLHLEMPDDVDVCIELKDWLFALEGAQEIAERWWFSNHGDVGREERCWHTTFQSLLVKAKNIPSYELNGKGKSHGRPKYPVELVTVGVEGLQILKPLGQKGISVSENGMKQVETGGGINLEAQMVMSGGDIDDEMSTWVVENLKFSVKQPIEAVVTKDELQHLALLCKSEVDAMGRIAAGIIKLLKLERSIGQATIYQLSNLGSESFDQIFSPKRVSCTTPPSPQTISDISVTALESTVCSLEEAVLESQAKCSTLINDISASESSVQYLAEIKQLSQKLERMQNLMKQLKTQI, from the exons ATGCAGCGTCTCCAACAG ATTGCAGATGGAATGACAATTCAGGTTAGCACTGTCAATCTTCTTCTTGAAACACGTGGGGGTGCTCGACATGAGGGTGCTGCTGCTTG GGCATCACCTCTAGCATCTATCACCATACGCAACCTTCTATTATACTCAACAAATGAAAATTGGCAG GTTGTAAATCTTAAGGAAGCACGTGACTTCTCCAATAACAAAGGGTTTATATATGTGTTCAAG AAAATTGAATGGGAGTCTCTATCCTTTGATCTCCTGCCTCATCCTGATATGTTTGCCGATGCTAGTTTAGCACGTTCTCAAGGAGGTTCAACTCATAGAGAAGATGATGGTGCAAAGCGAGTTTTCTTTGGTGGAGAACGCTTTTTGGAAGGAATATCAGGAGAAGCTCAT ATTACAGTACAGAGGACTGAACAAAACAATCCCCTTGGACTTGAGGTTCAATTACATATTACAGAAGCTGTCTGTCCTGCATTAAGTGAACCAG GACTCCGAGCTCTTTTGCGCTTCATGACTGGATTATATGTGTGTCTAAATAGAGGAGATGTGGATCTGAAGGCTCAGCAG CGATCTACAGAAGCAGCAGGATGTTCACTAGTCTCTATTCTTGTAGATCACATTTTTTTCTGCATTAAAGATGCTG AGTTCCAGCTTGAGCTCTTGATGCAGTCACTTCTCTTTTCTCGG GCAACAGTTTCTGATGGAGAAGTTGCTAATAACTTGACTAAGGTTATGATTGGTGGACTGTTCTTAAG GGACACATTTTCACACCCTCCGTGTACTTTGGTGCAACCATCCATGGAAGCTGTCACAGAAAATGATGTGCAGATTCCTGCCTTTG CTAAGAATTTTTGCCCCCCAATATATCCTCTGGGAGACCAGCAATGGCAGCTAAGTATAGGTACTCCTTTGATATGCCTTCACTCACTCCAGGTCAAGCCTTCTCCAGTCCCGCCATCTTTTGCTTCAGAAACTGTTATTGCTTGCCAGCCTCTTATG ATTCACCTCCAGGAAGAGTCATGTTTGCGGATATCTTCCTTCTTAGCTGATGGAATTGTTGTCAGTCGTGGAGATGTTTTACCTGATTTTTCAGTAAATTCCTTAATGCTCATTCTCAAGGAATTAGATGTCACTGTTCCTCTGGACATCAGTAAATTAGATAATCCAACTGCCAACAAGAATTCAATTGCCCAGAATTCCTTTACTGGAGCAAGGCTTCAGATTAAGAACTTGTTCTTCTCTGAGTCGCCTTCCTTAAAACTCAGGCTGCTAAAGCTGGAGAAGGATCCTGCTTGCTTCTGTCTGTGGCCAGGTCAGCCTATTGATGCAAGCCAGAAGAAATGGACTGTTGGAGCATCACACCTTGGTTTGTCTCTTGAAACATCTCTTAGGTCTACTGAGAAACTGAATTCTCATGGGTTGCCTTCAGGCTTGTGGACATGTGTTGAACTAAAAGATGCTTCTATTGAGGTAGCCATGGTAACTGCTGATGGAAGTCCATTAACAAATGTTCCTCCTCCTGGAGGTGTTGTCAGAGTAGGTGTTGCTTGTCAACATTATTTGTCTAATACTTCCGTTGAGCAGTTATTTTTTGTCCTGGATCTTTATGCTTACCTGGGCATAGTTGGTGAAAAGATTGCCTCAGTTGGCAAAAATAGGAGACCGAAGAGCAGTGGGAATGAATCTTCTAGTGGTAGGCTAATTGATAAGGTTCCTTGTGATACTGCAGTAAGCCTGGCGGTGAATCTACTTCAGCTTAGGTTTCTAGAATCTTCCACCATAAATGTTGAGGGAATGCCTCTGGTTCAATTTATAGGAGATGATCTTTTCATCAAAGTAGCTCATAGAACCCTTGGTGGCGCCATTGCTGTGTCATCCACTTTACACTGGCAAACTGTCCAGGTGGATTGTATAGAGACAGAGGGAAGCTTGGTACGTGAAAATGGCACAATTTTAACTTCTATTGCAAATGGTTTGTCCACAAATGGTTGTCCTCAACTAAGAGCTGTCTTTTGGGTACATAACCAGAAACATCAACAAAATGGTATAGCTCAGGCAATTCCATTTCTGGATATTAACATAGTACATGTTATTCCATTTAGTGAACGTGATAAAGAGTGCCATAGTTTAAGTGTGTCAGCCTGTATTTCTGGTATTCGCCTTGGTGGTGGAATGAACTATGCTGAAACCCTGTTGCATCGATTTGGAATGCTTGGGCCTGATGGGGGGCCTGGAGAAGGTCTCTCTAAAGGATTAAAGAACTTATCAACAGGGCCGCTATCAAAACTTTTCAAGCCATCACCTCTTGCTGTTGATTTAGGAGAAG ATAAATCTTCAGGAAATGGGAAAGATGGTGGATTTTTGCACTTGGAAATGCCTGATGATGTGGATGTGTGTATAGAATTGAAAGATTGGTTATTTGCTCTTGAGGGTGCACAAGAAATTGCAGAAAGGTGGTGGTTTTCCAACCATGGTGATGTGGGCAGAGAAGAGAGGTGCTGGCACACAACTTTCCAAAGTCTGTTAGTAAAAGCGAAAAACATCCCAAGTTATGAACTTAATGGAAAAGGGAAGTCACATGGAAGACCAAAATATCCAGTTGAATTGGTCACA GTTGGTGTGGAAGGCTTGCAGATCTTGAAGCCACTGGGACAAAAGGGCATTTCTGTGTCTGAGAATGGGATGAAACAAGTTGAGACGGGTGGAGGGATAAATCTTGAAGCTCAAATGGTGATGTCTGGGGGAGATATTGATGATGAGATGTCCACATGGGTAGTGGAGAACTTGAAATTCTCTGTTAAACAACCG ATTGAGGCTGTTGTGACCAAAGATGAGCTGCAGCACCTTGCTTTGTTGTGCAAGTCTGAAGTTGATGCAATGGGTCGGATAGCTGCTGGGATCATCAAGCTCCTCAAATTGGAGCGTTCAATTGGCCAGGCAACCATATACCAGCTCAGCAACCTAG GAAGCGAGAGTTTTGACCAAATTTTCTCCCCGAAAAGGGTTAGTTGTACTACCCCTCCATCTCCACAAACGATTAGCGATATTTCTGTGACAGCATTGGAATCGACAGTTTGTTCGCttgaggaggcagttttggagTCGCAAGCTAAATGTTCTACCCTTATAAATGATATATCAGCTTCAGAGTCCTCCGTACAGTATCTTGCCGAAATCAAACAATTAAGTCAGAAGCTTGAGAGAATGCAGAATTTAATGAAGCAATTAAAGACTCAAATTTAA